From one Pseudomonas sp. MYb118 genomic stretch:
- a CDS encoding ShlB/FhaC/HecB family hemolysin secretion/activation protein, with the protein MDHFFKSRLALWGWLLVTAGVQPAWGEEGTDAAAPQKLVDVNEYFVRGNTVLDARAIEEAVYPFLGPQKALSDIEGARDALQKAYQDRGYQSVFVELPEQKVDDGIVYLQISETKVGRVRVVGAKHYSPVEIRDDVPALQEGQVPDFAKVQTELAQINKNPGRQVMPLVREGQRPGTMDVDLQVEDQDPWQATLGLNNDYSADTEKLRSVASLGYNNLWQMGHSVSLTFFTAPQDTSNAKVWSGSYSAPLSERWSVQFSGYQSDSNVATIGGSNVLGKGHSYGVSAIYTIPSSGNWSNSLSAGIDFKDFDEQLDLGGASDKVPLQYAPFTFAYNGFRYTESSQLGLGLSLVAGTRSFLGYGSDDEDFDYKRYRASPSFAVLKGDTSFTYTFENDWQSASKAQFQVASGPLVSNEQFSAGGATSVRGYLAAERTADDGYLLSQELRTPSLAKFLGSYVQEWRFYAFAEGAQLYLRDELPDQEADYAVASVGLGTRASLSKWLSGSVDWGYPLLDGPNTTKRDSRVHFNLQATF; encoded by the coding sequence GTGGATCATTTTTTCAAGTCACGGCTGGCGCTGTGGGGCTGGCTGCTGGTGACGGCGGGCGTGCAGCCGGCGTGGGGAGAAGAGGGCACTGATGCGGCTGCACCGCAGAAGCTGGTGGACGTCAACGAATACTTCGTGCGCGGCAACACCGTACTCGATGCCCGGGCCATCGAAGAAGCGGTGTACCCGTTTCTCGGCCCGCAAAAAGCCCTGAGCGATATCGAAGGTGCCCGTGATGCCTTGCAGAAGGCCTATCAGGATCGCGGCTACCAGTCGGTGTTCGTCGAACTGCCGGAACAGAAGGTCGACGACGGCATCGTCTACCTGCAAATCAGCGAAACCAAGGTCGGCCGCGTGCGGGTGGTCGGGGCCAAGCACTACTCGCCGGTCGAGATCCGCGACGACGTGCCGGCCTTGCAGGAAGGCCAGGTGCCGGACTTCGCCAAGGTGCAGACGGAACTGGCGCAGATCAACAAGAACCCCGGTCGCCAGGTCATGCCGCTGGTGCGCGAAGGCCAGCGCCCCGGCACCATGGACGTGGATTTGCAGGTCGAAGACCAGGACCCGTGGCAAGCCACCCTGGGCCTGAACAACGACTACAGCGCCGACACCGAAAAACTGCGCAGCGTCGCCAGCCTTGGCTACAACAACCTCTGGCAAATGGGCCACAGCGTGTCGCTGACCTTCTTCACCGCGCCCCAGGACACCTCCAACGCCAAGGTCTGGTCCGGCTCCTACAGCGCGCCGTTGAGCGAGCGCTGGAGTGTGCAATTCTCCGGTTACCAGTCCGACAGCAACGTCGCCACCATCGGCGGCAGCAACGTGTTGGGCAAGGGCCATTCCTACGGTGTGTCGGCGATCTACACGATCCCGTCCAGCGGCAACTGGTCCAACTCGCTGTCGGCCGGCATCGACTTCAAGGACTTCGACGAGCAACTGGACCTGGGCGGCGCGAGCGACAAGGTGCCGCTGCAATACGCGCCGTTCACCTTCGCCTACAACGGCTTTCGCTACACCGAAAGCTCGCAGCTGGGCCTGGGCCTGAGCCTGGTGGCCGGCACCCGCAGCTTCCTCGGCTACGGCAGTGACGACGAAGACTTCGACTACAAACGCTATCGCGCCAGCCCGAGCTTCGCCGTGCTCAAGGGCGATACCAGTTTCACCTACACCTTTGAAAACGACTGGCAGAGCGCAAGCAAGGCGCAATTCCAGGTCGCCTCGGGGCCACTGGTCTCCAACGAGCAATTCTCCGCCGGTGGCGCCACCTCGGTGCGCGGCTACCTGGCGGCCGAGCGTACCGCCGACGACGGCTACCTGCTGAGCCAGGAACTGCGCACGCCGTCACTGGCCAAGTTCCTCGGCAGCTACGTCCAGGAATGGCGCTTCTACGCCTTCGCCGAAGGCGCGCAGTTGTACCTGCGCGACGAACTTCCCGATCAAGAGGCCGATTACGCCGTG
- a CDS encoding transposase: MGTMERYSKVGMQELDQRLSKIVEAARKKPVSVYRYGAPWVWIVSQEDWQGALKEVSAYIPPGHSLVLLRPQIDDLLDEHYELMQALAAEPGMSIAPQTVMHILLLQLLYSVPSEQQLYEQLNYNLLFRWFVGLDLNQKVWSFSVLSRSTTTLLNNPRAVELIQKVIGEVFCGALLQMPEFSLNFALLHSWLGKHVATPIASI; encoded by the coding sequence ATGGGGACTATGGAACGTTACTCGAAAGTAGGGATGCAGGAGCTCGATCAACGCTTGTCGAAGATCGTCGAGGCTGCGCGCAAGAAGCCGGTTTCGGTGTATCGCTACGGCGCGCCGTGGGTCTGGATCGTCTCGCAGGAAGACTGGCAGGGCGCCTTGAAGGAAGTGTCGGCCTATATCCCGCCCGGGCATTCGCTGGTGCTGCTGCGCCCGCAGATCGACGACCTGCTTGATGAACACTACGAGCTGATGCAGGCCCTGGCGGCCGAACCCGGCATGTCCATCGCGCCGCAGACGGTCATGCACATCCTCTTGTTGCAGCTCTTGTACTCGGTGCCCAGCGAGCAGCAGCTCTACGAACAACTCAATTACAACCTGCTGTTCCGCTGGTTCGTCGGCCTGGACCTCAACCAGAAGGTCTGGAGCTTCAGCGTGTTGAGTCGTTCCACCACCACGCTGTTGAACAACCCGCGGGCGGTGGAGCTGATCCAGAAAGTCATTGGTGAAGTGTTCTGCGGTGCCTTGCTGCAAATGCCCGAGTTCTCGCTGAACTTCGCGCTGCTGCACAGCTGGCTGGGCAAGCACGTGGCAACACCGATCGCAAGCATTTGA